Proteins encoded within one genomic window of Spiribacter curvatus:
- a CDS encoding Nudix family hydrolase has protein sequence MPSTGADPQRLFVAVGVIRDERGRILISRRAAHRHQGNRWEFPGGKVEPGESVESALARELDEELGLTVQHSRALIDISHDYGDRQVALRVREVTHWSGRPLGRESQPLRWVAPEALDPADFPAANQPIITATRLPPHYVISADCGEPSSWLDTLDRVLARGERLIQFRVRLADAARRSLAHDAQARCRRAGALLLINGTPDEVRRIGADGMHLTAAQLAVCSSRPLPSAYWVAASCHSRLELQRAIACGVDFVVLSPLKPTASHPDAHPLGWPAFAEAAAASRVPVYALGGMQTVDEDPARANGGQGIAGISGLWR, from the coding sequence ATGCCGAGTACCGGAGCTGATCCCCAGCGGCTGTTCGTGGCAGTCGGCGTCATCCGGGACGAAAGGGGACGGATACTGATCAGTCGTCGGGCCGCTCATCGTCATCAGGGCAATCGCTGGGAATTCCCGGGTGGCAAGGTCGAGCCCGGTGAATCCGTGGAATCGGCGCTGGCCCGCGAGCTGGACGAGGAGCTTGGCCTCACCGTCCAGCACAGCCGAGCGTTGATCGATATCAGTCATGACTACGGCGACCGTCAGGTGGCGCTGCGGGTCCGCGAGGTGACGCACTGGTCGGGCCGGCCCCTAGGGCGAGAAAGCCAGCCGCTGCGCTGGGTGGCCCCGGAAGCACTGGATCCGGCTGACTTCCCGGCCGCGAACCAGCCAATCATCACCGCTACCCGTCTGCCGCCGCATTACGTTATCAGCGCCGATTGCGGCGAGCCTTCGTCATGGCTCGATACGCTCGATCGGGTGCTGGCCCGCGGTGAGCGCCTGATCCAGTTCCGGGTACGGCTGGCGGATGCGGCGCGCCGCTCGCTGGCGCACGATGCCCAGGCTCGATGCCGTCGTGCGGGCGCGTTACTGCTGATCAACGGAACGCCTGATGAGGTGCGCCGCATCGGCGCGGATGGGATGCATCTGACCGCGGCACAGCTCGCCGTATGCAGCTCGCGGCCACTGCCATCGGCCTACTGGGTGGCGGCGTCCTGTCATAGTCGGCTCGAGCTCCAGCGGGCAATCGCCTGTGGCGTCGATTTCGTGGTGCTCAGCCCGCTCAAGCCGACCGCCAGTCACCCCGATGCCCATCCACTGGGCTGGCCGGCGTTCGCCGAGGCAGCGGCTGCAAGCCGCGTTCCCGTCTATGCACTCGGCGGCATGCAGACAGTCGATGAGGATCCCGCCCGCGCCAACGGCGGCCAGGGCATCGCCGGCATCTCGGGGCTGTGGCGTTAG
- the argJ gene encoding bifunctional glutamate N-acetyltransferase/amino-acid acetyltransferase ArgJ yields MAVSESPLPVLHPVPGVRIGVVEAAVRKPGVNDLVVMALDEGSRVAGVFTRNLFRAAPVRLAEANLRDDDPRYLLINTGNANAGTGQAGDAAVQQNCAALAERTGCRPTQIIPFSTGVIGEPLPADRIDAALPAAIAGLQADHWALAADAIRTTDTRPKGRSVRLELAAGTITLTGIAKGSGMIRPDMATMLAYIATDADIDTASLRRLLRDAVAVSFNRITVDGDTSTNDACTLIATAASGVTLADASERARFLDALTTMCVALAREIVADGEGATRDMAIRVAGATTTAEAEQVAFTVAESPLVKTALFAADPNWGRILAAVGRAGIRDLDVDRVRIHLGDCPIVEGGGVSPDYRESAAAASMAADHVRIAIDLDRGQAAATVWTCDFSYDYVRINAEYRS; encoded by the coding sequence ATGGCTGTGTCCGAATCGCCCCTGCCGGTCCTCCATCCGGTCCCCGGTGTCCGCATCGGGGTCGTGGAGGCGGCGGTCCGCAAACCCGGCGTTAATGACCTGGTTGTCATGGCCCTCGACGAGGGCAGTCGCGTCGCCGGCGTCTTCACCCGCAATCTGTTCCGCGCCGCGCCGGTGCGCCTGGCGGAGGCGAACCTGCGCGATGACGACCCGCGCTACCTGCTGATCAATACCGGTAATGCCAATGCCGGTACCGGTCAGGCGGGTGATGCGGCCGTCCAGCAGAACTGCGCCGCGCTGGCCGAGAGGACGGGCTGCCGGCCCACTCAGATCATCCCCTTTTCGACCGGCGTGATCGGCGAGCCTCTGCCGGCGGATCGCATCGATGCGGCACTGCCCGCGGCGATCGCCGGCCTGCAGGCCGATCACTGGGCACTGGCGGCGGATGCGATCCGGACCACGGACACCCGTCCCAAGGGGCGGAGTGTGCGCCTCGAGCTCGCCGCGGGCACGATCACCCTTACCGGTATCGCCAAGGGCTCCGGGATGATCCGCCCGGATATGGCCACGATGCTCGCCTATATCGCCACCGACGCGGATATCGATACAGCCAGTCTACGCCGGCTGCTGCGTGATGCCGTGGCGGTCAGCTTCAATCGCATTACCGTGGATGGTGATACCTCCACCAATGACGCCTGCACGCTCATCGCCACCGCGGCGAGCGGTGTGACGCTGGCGGATGCATCCGAGCGGGCGCGTTTCCTCGACGCGCTGACCACAATGTGCGTGGCGCTGGCGCGGGAGATCGTTGCCGATGGCGAGGGCGCAACCCGTGATATGGCGATCCGCGTGGCCGGTGCGACAACCACCGCGGAGGCCGAGCAAGTGGCGTTCACCGTGGCGGAATCGCCGCTGGTCAAGACCGCACTGTTCGCGGCTGATCCCAATTGGGGACGGATCCTCGCCGCGGTCGGGCGTGCCGGGATACGGGACCTCGATGTCGATCGCGTCCGCATCCACCTGGGTGACTGCCCGATTGTCGAAGGCGGTGGGGTGAGTCCGGACTATCGGGAATCGGCCGCGGCGGCGTCGATGGCCGCCGATCACGTGCGCATTGCCATCGATCTCGACCGGGGACAGGCGGCGGCGACGGTCTGGACCTGCGATTTCTCCTACGACTACGTCCGCATCAATGCCGAGTACCGGAGCTGA